The sequence GAATTTGCTCAACATAATTAGCAGCAGCAAGGAATAAATGATGACTAAAAAAGTTTTGACGACATCAGCAGGAGCCCCTGTCTCTGATGATAATAACAGTATCAGTGTCGGACCAAGAGGACCTTTGACTTATGACAACCACTACACCTTCGAAAAATTGGCTCACTTCAACCGTGAGAGAATTCCTGAACGCGTGGTCCATGCACGTGGTACCGGGGCTTACGGAACCTTTACCCTCACCAAAAGTTTAAAAGAATTTACCATTGCTGATTTCTTGCAAAATGAAGGTAAAAGAACGGATGTGTTTATTCGTTTCTCGACAGTAGGTGGTGGTCAGGATTCACATGATTTCGCCCGTGACCCACGTGGCTTTGCCATAAAGTTTTATACCAAGCAAGGTAACTACGATATGGTGGGGAATAATACTCCAGTGTTTTTCTTGCGTGATCCAAGTAAGTTTCCGGACTTTATTCACTCACAGAAAAAGAATCCGCGTACCAACTTGCCAGATCCTCGCATGGCTTATGAGTTCTGGGCTAATTATCCTCAGGCCTTACATCAGGTCACTATTTTGATGTCTGATCGGGGGATTCCGGCTTCATACCGTAATATGAATGGGTACAGCTCTCATACTTATAGCTTCTGGAATGAAAAGGGCGAACGGTTTTGGTTTAAATGGCACTTTAAAACCAATCAGGGCATCAAAACGCTACGAGCAGAAGAAGCGGCAGTAGCGGATCCTCATGGGGCACAACAGGATTTGGTGGAGGCCATTGACCGTGGAGATTTCCCAAGCTGGACGGCAAAAGTGCAGATCATGACGGAACAGAAAGCGCGTGATGCGGAGGTTAATCCGTTTGATTTAACCAAAGTATGGCCGCATGATGAATTTCCACTGATTGAGGTGGGTCAGCTAGAGTTGAACCGTAATGTGGATAATTATTTTGCTGAAACCGAACAAGCGGCTTTTGCACCAAGTAACTTTGTGCCGGGTATTAGTTCATCACCTGACAAAATGTTGCAAGGAAGGCTGTTAGCGTATCAGGATGCTCATCGTTATCGAGTGGGGGTGAACTACAATCAGTTACCTGTTAATGCGGCAAAATGTCCGGTCAATCATTATCAGCGTGATGGGGCTATGGCGGGCTTGTGCCCGGCGGGTGGACATCATCATCAGACAAGTGGTGCAAACTTTTATCCGAATGATCGTGATGATGGTCCGGCACCGGATCAAGCTGTGGCAGAACCTCCGATGCCTGTGGAAGCGGGGGCCTGGTTGGATCGCTTTGATACTGATGAAGAGGATCATTACACACAAGCGGGCAATTTGTTCCGTATTATGAGTGACGATCAAAAACAACAATTAGCAAATAATATTGCTGGTGGACTTGGGCAGTGTGATGCCTCTGTTCAACAACGTATGTTAGCTCAGTTTGAAAAGGCTGATCCGGACTATGCTGCCAGAGTAGCGGCTGCACTACAGGCTTAAATAGTCTGAAACTAAAGGGGCGTTAAATACGCCCCTTTATTTATTGGATAAGTTGCTTGATGCTGCTTAGTTGTTCACGCCAGATGATCTGTTTTTTCTCTAAAGAAATAGCCGCATTAGCAGGACTGGTGGATGGCAGACGAGATGTCGTGATGTTCTGCCATGGTTTTTCTAAGCTCGCCTGAACGTATTTCATATAAATTTGTTCTGCTTTAGCACCATTAAAAAACACAGCCTGAATATTGGGATGAGCCTGAAAAAAGGAATTAAAGTCGTTGGCTTCAATAGAGTCAGGCGCAATATTGCTATCCAGGCTGCCTGATCTGTCGCAGGCCTTTAACACATCCCACACTGCTACGCGATGTTGCGTCAGCAGTTCACAACGTTGCTGATATGGCCAGCTTTTTTCAATAGCAAACAGACTTTGCATAATTGACCAGAAAGCATTGCGTGGATGAGCATAATATTGCTGTTGCCGAAGTGATTCTAATCCCGGCATAGAACCGAGAATGAGAATTTCAGCTGAAGGCTTGGCGATCGGTGGAAAGCTGTAACAGCGAGATTCATGAGCTGACATTATTGATACAACTGACCCTTGTAGCGTATCCAGCCATGAGGATGTTTATTGTCAGGATCATGATGAGTCCAATGAATGACACCGCCTTTGTCATTCCACTCATATTCACCAAAAACATGTACTTCATCGCCGACTTTCAGAGCGTCAATACGTGGTGCCAGATCAATATTATGAGCAATCAGGACCGTCAGCTTATCCGGCAGCGTGATAATAAAACGCTGATGACGACTGCCTTTAGTATCGTCTGGGAGAATGCGACTAACGACGCCACTGACTTCAACCAGAACATCACTTTTTTGCTGTTGGTAAAGTGACGAAATCGATGTGGCTTCAGGACTGTTAACATTTTTATTGTGTGGCTGATAATGACTGGCTCCCCAAATCAGAAAGCCAAAAGCGATCACCAGCCATAAACGTTGTTTTTGTCGACTTGCTTTAGACATGCAAGATTTCCTGATCAAAAAATATATTCAGTATAACCAGTTTACAGTGAATTATAGAGAGCAGTGAGAACAGCAAAACAGATTGACTCAGGAGTGATTAAAACTGAGATTCGCCCGTTAAGTGACGCGCACAATTAAAACTGACAGCAATCACTAGCGATAAAACGATATTTTATGGTCGGATTAAACCATAGAGATGACGGGGTATTAGTCAATTAACTAATATAGATATTGGTATTTATAATTTCCTGTTATATATCGCCAGCGTTATAATAGCGAGTCCGGTATTAAGAGTTTAGAGAGCTTAAATGTATCAATACGATAAGTATGATCAAACGATGGTTGAGCAGCGGGTCGCACAGTTCCGTGATCAAACACGTCGTTTCTTGGCGGGTGAGCTGACCGAAGAGCAGTTCCGTCCTTTACGACTGATGAATGGTTTATATATTCAGATACATGCACCTATGTTGCGTGTTGCTATTCCTTATGGACTGATGTCATCCAAACAAGTTCGTAAAATCGCGGAAGTCTCACGCCGTTACGATAAAGGGTTTGTTCACTTCACTACGCGTCAGAATTTCCAAATGAACTGGCCGAAGTTAGAAGATGTGCCAGATATCCTTGCTGAACTGGCTACTGTACAGATGCATGCCATTCAAAGTAGTGGTAACTGTATTCGTAATACAACGTCTGATCAGTTTGCGGGTATCAATGCCAATGAGATTGAAGATCCACGTCCATGGGCAGAAATTATTCGTCAATGGTCAACCTTTCATCCAGAGTTTGCCTATTTACCGCGTAAATTCAAAATTGCGGTCATCGGTTCTGAAGAAGATCGTGCTGCGACAAAACTACATGATATCGGCTTACATTTAGTCAAAAATCATGAAGGTGAAATTGGTTTCGAAGTGTTAGTTGGCGGTGGTTTGGGACGTACTCCAATCATTGGTCAGCAAATTAGACCGTTTCTTGAGAAAAAAGATCTGCTGTCTTATCTGGAAGCTATCTTGCGTGTTTATAACCGATTGGGCCGTCGTGATAATAAATACAAAGCGCGTATCAAGATTACTGTTCGTGAGCACGGCATTAATCATATTCGTGAATTGGTTGAAGCCGAATGGGTGCAAATCCGTGACCAGCTTGAATTGAATCAGAAAGAAATTGACCGTGTTAAGTCTTATTTCACTGAACCTGAATATGAAGCTGACGCGGCTGCAGATGAAAGCTATGAAAAAGCACTGGCGGAAGATAAGGCGTTTGCACGTTGGGCTAAACAAAATACGTTTGCTCATAAACAGCCTGGTTATCGTGCCGTTTATGTCTCACTGAAAGCGCCGGGTA is a genomic window of Methylophaga thalassica containing:
- a CDS encoding catalase — encoded protein: MTKKVLTTSAGAPVSDDNNSISVGPRGPLTYDNHYTFEKLAHFNRERIPERVVHARGTGAYGTFTLTKSLKEFTIADFLQNEGKRTDVFIRFSTVGGGQDSHDFARDPRGFAIKFYTKQGNYDMVGNNTPVFFLRDPSKFPDFIHSQKKNPRTNLPDPRMAYEFWANYPQALHQVTILMSDRGIPASYRNMNGYSSHTYSFWNEKGERFWFKWHFKTNQGIKTLRAEEAAVADPHGAQQDLVEAIDRGDFPSWTAKVQIMTEQKARDAEVNPFDLTKVWPHDEFPLIEVGQLELNRNVDNYFAETEQAAFAPSNFVPGISSSPDKMLQGRLLAYQDAHRYRVGVNYNQLPVNAAKCPVNHYQRDGAMAGLCPAGGHHHQTSGANFYPNDRDDGPAPDQAVAEPPMPVEAGAWLDRFDTDEEDHYTQAGNLFRIMSDDQKQQLANNIAGGLGQCDASVQQRMLAQFEKADPDYAARVAAALQA
- a CDS encoding DNA-deoxyinosine glycosylase; translated protein: MSAHESRCYSFPPIAKPSAEILILGSMPGLESLRQQQYYAHPRNAFWSIMQSLFAIEKSWPYQQRCELLTQHRVAVWDVLKACDRSGSLDSNIAPDSIEANDFNSFFQAHPNIQAVFFNGAKAEQIYMKYVQASLEKPWQNITTSRLPSTSPANAAISLEKKQIIWREQLSSIKQLIQ
- a CDS encoding DUF3465 domain-containing protein, which gives rise to MSKASRQKQRLWLVIAFGFLIWGASHYQPHNKNVNSPEATSISSLYQQQKSDVLVEVSGVVSRILPDDTKGSRHQRFIITLPDKLTVLIAHNIDLAPRIDALKVGDEVHVFGEYEWNDKGGVIHWTHHDPDNKHPHGWIRYKGQLYQ
- a CDS encoding nitrite/sulfite reductase, encoding MYQYDKYDQTMVEQRVAQFRDQTRRFLAGELTEEQFRPLRLMNGLYIQIHAPMLRVAIPYGLMSSKQVRKIAEVSRRYDKGFVHFTTRQNFQMNWPKLEDVPDILAELATVQMHAIQSSGNCIRNTTSDQFAGINANEIEDPRPWAEIIRQWSTFHPEFAYLPRKFKIAVIGSEEDRAATKLHDIGLHLVKNHEGEIGFEVLVGGGLGRTPIIGQQIRPFLEKKDLLSYLEAILRVYNRLGRRDNKYKARIKITVREHGINHIRELVEAEWVQIRDQLELNQKEIDRVKSYFTEPEYEADAAADESYEKALAEDKAFARWAKQNTFAHKQPGYRAVYVSLKAPGIAPGDVTSDQLEVIADLADEFSFGEVRSTHNQNLVFADVKQADLYALWLRLEADNLATPNINTLTDIICCPGLDYCGLANAKSIPLSKQIAERFGDLDYLYDLGDIKIKFSGCMNGCAHQSVGHIGILGVDKKGEEWYQFTLGGSSEADASLGERLGKAIPKEEVVDTVGHLLDAYVDLRHEDESFLATVRRLGVDPFKERVYADN